A section of the Eublepharis macularius isolate TG4126 chromosome 1, MPM_Emac_v1.0, whole genome shotgun sequence genome encodes:
- the LOC129330307 gene encoding toll-like receptor 2: protein MEICTRVLYFYLVILFCNGEDEFQHPGDEIYVPTTTSNCSSLLESHTPKRVLDFFHVIKQLTSSKGAARSNPEVVNSSHHQNFQDEPTAVLFNSRPQEISGQNSPLKLSQKVATVDSPQTEQSLQNTTGLPVLAEKQQGNKWLLNVNPMLKHRVLDHKRQARRETEFLPSALRGDNGCGILVKGVLNLSHRELSGSNLKEKMDSCNATMDKIRELNASHNHLNIDLTALISLLLEMKNMHSVDVSYNKITNSATHRSEMCNLEPSKLLFLNLSHNPLNTLDKLCLPSTLKSIDLSFTRINKIPKEFGRGNFHLEEIYIQGNHFIYKPQAHGPGFFLQHLRTKQAVYHPEVVSRIDVPQTPIQSLPQQVKRLQMSNCSIVELPKWFANKMEKLLFLDISNNPMLSFPQLPASLQHLDLSNSNIESLIDISHFSNLTVLHIQNNKMRGRFPSEHLPLSLKELDVSKNNLHVFPLQEAQQKIESLNVSRNLVTELYLSISFSSLTHLDMSHNIITELLDHTGKFLPALKYFNLSGNKISVLQPGSLPQSLLELDISNNAITILMKETFKHLKNLQVLTIQGKHFFCNCDLYWFVNTYLSSSQVQINGKEDMLCSYPPGKWGLLVEHSNLTLFNCSLGFQMGITACVAILVISTIMTLCWHFDGPWYIKMGWYWCVAKKKQYEKRPQHKPYDAFISYSEDDAPWIKGTLLEKLETSGFKVCYHERDFKPGHPVLGNIFYCIENSHKVLFVLSPSFVNSCWCQYELYFAEHRVLNENQDSLIMVVLEELPPNSIPQKFSKLRKLLKRKTYLKWSPEEHKQKLFWHQLTAVLKTVNEAMVLTSENELHLENGDRYGI from the coding sequence aTGGAAATCTGCACCAGAGTTTTATATTTCTACCTCGTTATTCTGTTCTGTAATGGAGAAGATGAATTTCAACATCCAGGTGATGAGATCTATGTGCCTACCACAACCTCAAACTGCTCATCATTACTTGAGTCTCATACTCCAAAAAGAGTCCTTGATTTTTTTCACGTCATTAAACAACTAACCAGTAGCAAGGGGGCTGCTCGTAGTAATCCAGAAGTTGTAAATTCATCACATCATCAGAACTTTCAAGACGAGCCAACAGCTGTTTTATTTAATAGTCGACCACAGGAAATATCAGGTCAAAACTCACCTCTGAAACTGTCACAAAAGGTTGCAACAGTTGATTCTCCACAAACTGAACAATCCTTGCAGAACACAACAGGGCTTCCAGTGCTAGCAGAGAAGCAGCAAGGAAACAAGTGGCTTTTAAATGTCAATCCAATGTTGAAGCACCGTGTTCTGGATCACAAAAGACAAGCTAGAAGGGAAACTGAATTTCTGCCTTCTGCACTAAGGGGCGATAATGGCTGCGGGATCCTGGTGAAGGGAGTGCTTAATCTATCACACAGAGAACTATCTGGCAGCAACCTGAAAGAGAAAATGGATTCTTGCAATGCTACAATGGACAAAATTAGAGAGCTTAATGCCAGTCACAACCATCTGAACATTGATCTCACAGCCCTAATTTCACTCCTCCTTGAAATGAAGAACATGCACTCTGTTGATGTGAGTTACAACAAAATAACTAACAGTGCTACTCACAGAAGTGAGATGTGTAATTTGGAGCCCAGCAagcttttgtttttaaaccttAGCCACAACCCACTCAACACTTTGGACAAGCTGTGTCTCCCTTCAACTCTCAAAAGTATTGATTTGTCTTTCACACGTATTAACAAAATACCAAAGGAGTTTGGGAGGGGAAATTTTCACTTAGAAGAGATATACATTCAAGGAAACCATTTTATATACAAACCTCAAGCACATGGCCCGGGCTTTTTTCTTCAACACTTAAGAACAAAACAGGCAGTGTACCATCCAGAAGTTGTTTCTCGTATTGATGTCCCACAGACTCCCATTCAAAGTCTCCCCCAGCAGGTAAAGCGTCTACAAATGTCAAATTGTTCTATTGTAGAGCTTCCAAAATGGTTTGCAAACAAAATGGAGAAACTTCTTTTTCTAGACATTAGTAATAACCCTATGCTTTCATTCCCCCAGTTGCCAGCTTCCTTGCAGCACCTCGATTTAAGCAACAGTAACATCGAAAGTTTAATTGATATCAGCCATTTCTCCAATTTAACAGTGTTACACATTCAAAACAATAAAATGAGAGGTCGTTTCCCATCTGAGCATCTTCCACTCTCACTGAAAGAACTTGATGTTAGTAAAAATAACCTACACGTGTTCCCACTCCAGGAAGCACAGCAAAAAATAGAATCCCTAAATGTTTCTAGAAATCTAGTAACAGAGCTGTATCTGAGcatttctttctcctccctcacCCACCTAGATATGAGCCACAATATAATTACAGAGCTGTTGGATCACACAGGAAAATTTCTGCCTGcactgaaatattttaatttgtcTGGAAACAAAATTTCTGTTCTGCAACCAGGGTCTCTTCCTCAATCATTGCTTGAATTGGACATAAGCAACAACGCTATTACCATACTCATGAAAGAGACATTTAagcatttaaaaaatctgcaagtTTTGACTATCcagggaaaacattttttttgcaaCTGTGACTTGTACTGGTTTGTAAACACATATCTGTCTAGCTCACAAGTGcagataaatggcaaagaagacATGTTGTGCAGCTACCCTCCTGGTAAATGGGGTCTTTTGGTTGAACACAGTAACCTAACACTATTCAAttgttctcttggctttcaaaTGGGAATTACAGCCTGTGTGGCCATCTTGGTTATATCCACCATCATGACACTTTGCTGGCACTTTGATGGACCCTGGTATATAAAGATGGGTTGGTATTGGTGCGTGGCTAAGAAGAAACAATACGAAAAGAGACCACAACACAAACCATATGATGCATTCATTTCATACAGTGAAGATGATGCACCGTGGATTAAAGGAACTCTGCTGGAAAAGCTGGAAACAAGTGGGTTTAAGGTATGTTACCATGAGAGAGACTTCAAGCCAGGGCATCCAGTTCTTGGGAACATTTTCTATTGCATTGAGAACAGCCACAAAGTTCTTTTTGTGCTGTCACCTAGTTTTGTCAACAGTTGCTGGTGCCAGTATGAGCTGTACTTTGCTGAACATCGGGTCCTTAATGAAAATCAAGATTCTCTCATTATGGTTGTACTGGAAGAGCTCCCACCCAACAGCATTCCACAGAAATTCAGCAAGCTTAGAAAGTTATTGAAAAGGAAAACCTACTTAAAATGGAGCCCAGAGGAACACAAACAAAAGCTCTTCTGGCACCAGTTGACTGCTGTGCTGAAAACTGTCAATGAGGCAATGGTTTTGACATCAGAAAATGAGCTGCACTTGGAAAATGGAGACAGATATGGAATTTAA